DNA from Equus quagga isolate Etosha38 unplaced genomic scaffold, UCLA_HA_Equagga_1.0 HiC_scaffold_12664_RagTag, whole genome shotgun sequence:
GTCCTCTTTGTGGTTCTTTTGATCTTCTATATCTTCACTTTGCTGGGAAACACAACCATCATTGCATTGTCCCACCTGGACCCACATCTTCACACccctatgtactttttcctctccaaCCTCAGCTTTCTGGACCTGTGTTACACTACCAGCATTGTTCCCCAGCTCCTGGTCAATCTCAGGGGAATAAACAAATCTATCTCCTTTGGTGGTTGTTTAGTTCAGCTGTACATCTCTCTAGGATTGGGATGCACCGAATGCATTCTCTTAGGAGTTATGGCATTTGACCGTTATGTAGCTGTTTGCAGGCCCCTTCACTACACAGTAATCATGCCTCCCCATCTCTGTGCCCTGATGGCTTCTGCTTCATGGTTCATTGGTTTTGCCAACTCCTTATTGCAAACGGTACTCATCTTCCTTTTACCGCTTTGTGGGAGAAATAAATTAGaccactttttctgtgaagtaCCTGCATTTCTCAAGCTTGCCTGCATTGACACCAGTATGAATGAGTCTGAGATCTTTTTTGTAGGTGTCTTCATACTTCTCATACTGGTTGCATTTATCGTGTTCTCCTATGGTGGGATTATCAGGGCCATCTTAAGGATAAAGTCTGCAGCAGGGCAGAGAAAAGCATTTGGGACATGTGGATCCCACCTCACAGTGGTCACTCTCTTCTATGGCACAGCCATCTATGCTTATCTCCAGCCAAACAACAACTACTCTCAGGATCAGGGCAAGTTCATAGCTCTCTTCTACACCATCGTTACTCCCATGATCAACCCCCTCATATATACTCTGCGGAACAAGGATGTGAAGGGAGCAATGAAGAATGTTCTTTGGAAAGGTCATGACTCCAGATAACTGGGTGAGGAAAACAGTTTAATGGAAGGTCTTTGAATACCAGAGCCCTTAAGATGTTTTTGTCTTCCATGTGTCAGCTAAAATTTTCCCTAACAACTCTCAAGGGAATTTTCTTACCTCATTGTCCTATGAAACCGTGTGTTCAAAATCAACATTCATAGATTCATTCCAGCTTCCAGAGATGGTGATTCAGTGTCTCTAGAACATCtgtgttatattta
Protein-coding regions in this window:
- the LOC124231937 gene encoding putative olfactory receptor 2B8 — its product is FVVLLIFYIFTLLGNTTIIALSHLDPHLHTPMYFFLSNLSFLDLCYTTSIVPQLLVNLRGINKSISFGGCLVQLYISLGLGCTECILLGVMAFDRYVAVCRPLHYTVIMPPHLCALMASASWFIGFANSLLQTVLIFLLPLCGRNKLDHFFCEVPAFLKLACIDTSMNESEIFFVGVFILLILVAFIVFSYGGIIRAILRIKSAAGQRKAFGTCGSHLTVVTLFYGTAIYAYLQPNNNYSQDQGKFIALFYTIVTPMINPLIYTLRNKDVKGAMKNVLWKGHDSR